In Bicyclus anynana chromosome 1, ilBicAnyn1.1, whole genome shotgun sequence, a single window of DNA contains:
- the LOC112051252 gene encoding probable peroxisomal acyl-coenzyme A oxidase 1, with product MKANRPKRDVHPDLARERLKCNFNIEEVTNIIDGGKDKTLERKKIEDIALNNGACLDEIPDECLSIKERYENAIRKSCIYSNIVRNEMLEITGMENFESPVLRRTADAFFKDISPFMLHLGMFVPTLIGQSTPEQMAEWLPKALDMKIIGAYAQTELGHGTFIRGLETTATYDPDKEEFVLHSPTITSYKWWAGGLGKTANHCVVMAQLYTQGECHGTHLFIVQIRDLDTHMPLPGIKVGEIGPRMGFSSADNGFLGFNSFRIPRQNMLMKHAKVEKDGCYVKSAKHGKLTYGTMVFIRVTLVSEMSFNLSKAATIAIRYSAVRRQTELRPNEPEPQILDYPTQQHKLFICIATAHAFQLTSKWLWDTFQAVMADVRKGNVDALPELHALSSCLKAVSTSDALSHIEQCRFACGGHGYMLSSNLPFIYSFVAATRTYEGDYTVLLLQTARFLVKAWEQAESGNNVTPTVAYLNRTANTKRVVWDNTHEGIIQSFQAIAAGKIGQCVRSIRDRIKSGMDYEDAWLMTTVQLVAAAEAHCRAVLVNTYWNEMIRLTKSSSANVKTVMHQLAVLYLMYWALEKTGDLLKYSSVSKQDLDDLQRRYEELLAALRPNAVSLVDAFDLRDEILHSSLGSYDGCVYERLMEEAQKSPLNAEPVNPSFHKYIKPLMQGKL from the exons CGATGTCCATCCCGACCTGGCGAGAGAGAGGCTTAAATGTAACTTCAATATTGAAGAAGTGACCAATATTATAGATGGAGGAAAAGATAAAACTTTGGAGAGGAAAAAAATTG AGGACATAGCACTAAACAACGGAGCTTGTCTGGATGAAATACCGGATGAATGTCTAAGTATTAAAGAAAGGTACGAAAACGCTATACGCAAATCATGCATCTACTCCAATATTGTCCGGAATGAAATGCTTGAAATTACGGGAATGGAAAATTTCGA gtCCCCAGTTCTCAGACGCACTGCAGATGCGTTCTTCAAGGACATCTCACCGTTCATGCTTCACCTGGGCATGTTTGTGCCGACGCTTATCGGACAGAGCACGCCGGAGCAGATGGCTGAATGGCTGCCCAAGGCTCTGGACATGAAGATAATCGGGGCTTATGCACag ACAGAGCTCGGCCACGGAACCTTCATCCGTGGTTTGGAGACCACGGCTACGTACGATCCTGATAAAGAAGAATTCGTTCTGCACAGCCCCACTATTACTTCCTACAAATGGTGGGCAGGGGGAC TTGGTAAAACAGCAAACCATTGTGTGGTGATGGCCCAGCTATACACGCAGGGGGAATGTCACGGAACTCATCTGTTTATCGTACAAATTCGAGACCTGGATACACATATGCCACTCCCCGGTATAAAGGTTGGCGAAATCGGACCAAGAATGGGCTTCAGTAGTGCAGACAATGGTTTCTTAGGGTTTAATAGTTTTAGAATACCTAGACAGAACATGCTGATGAAACATGCCAAAGTTGAAAAG GATGGCTGTTACGTGAAATCAGCAAAGCACGGGAAGCTAACGTACGGTACAATGGTGTTCATTAGAGTGACCCTCGTGAGCGAAATGTCTTTCAATCTATCCAAGGCTGCCACTATTGCTATCCGGTACTCAGCTGTTAGAAGACAAACTGAACTTAGACCTAA TGAACCAGAGCCTCAAATATTGGACTATCCAACTCAGCAGCACAAGTTATTCATATGCATAGCAACCGCACACGCATTCCAACTTACTTCAAAGTGGTTGTGGGATACCTTCCAAGCTGTCATGGCTGACGTGCGTAAAGGCAACGTTGATGCATTGCCAGAG ctgCACGCATTATCAAGTTGTCTGAAGGCTGTGAGTACATCGGATGCACTCTCACATATAGAGCAGTGCAGGTTTGCGTGTGGCGGCCACGGGTACATGCTGTCATCCAACCTGCCCTTCATTTACTCCTTTGTCGCAGCTACTAGAACCTATGAAGGCGATTATACTGTACTACTTCTGCAAACTGCAAG ATTTTTGGTGAAAGCTTGGGAGCAAGCAGAATCTGGAAATAATGTGACGCCAACTGTGGCTTATTTGAATCGGACTGCAAATACTAAGCGAGTAGTCTGGGACAATACTCACGAAGGAATTATACAATCATTCCAAGCAATTGCTGCAGg TAAAATAGGTCAATGTGTAAGAAGTATACGGGATCGAATCAAATCTGGGATGGATTATGAAGACGCATGGCTCATGACAACTGTTCAGTTGGTGGCAGCGGCAGAG GCACACTGTCGGGCTGTATTAGTTAATACATATTGGAATGAAATGATAAGGTTGACTAAATCATCGAGCGCTAATGTGAAGACGGTGATGCATCAGTTGGCGGTGCTGTATCTTATGTACTGGGCACTGGAGAAGACTGgtgatttattaaaa taTTCATCAGTATCCAAACAAGATCTCGACGATCTGCAGAGGCGCTACGAAGAGCTCCTTGCAGCGTTGAGACCGAACGCTGTCTCGCTTGTCGATGCGTTCGACTTAAGAGATGAG ATTCTACATTCATCTCTTGGATCCTATGACGGCTGTGTCTATGAACGATTGATGGAAGAAGCCCAGAAAAGTCCATTGAACGCGGAACCTGTCAACCCAAGCTTCCACAAATATATCAAACCGCTCATGCAAGGAAAGTTATGA